Proteins from a genomic interval of Hippocampus zosterae strain Florida chromosome 14, ASM2543408v3, whole genome shotgun sequence:
- the foxi2 gene encoding forkhead box protein I2 has translation MIDPESHQQSQHHSSVPKGAQEPADMAVYCDSLSGMYHHHHHHHHPSHHHHHHQQQQQQPPQNLQPPAHRAAGFGLAEYGSPPSPYLWGVNPAPAASAAAAAPYLHAGGPSGPFGPPSYGSPRPFLAGGSSAFGGPELGWLSVASQEELLKLVRPPYSYSALIAMAIQNAHDKKLTLSQIYAYVADNFPFYKKSKAGWQNSIRHNLSLNDCFKKVPRDEDDPGKGNYWTLDPNCEKMFDNGNFRRKRKRRSDPALAPGATKMEDGARAPTPKPCDSPQLPGPPSPSDMDALSESLKTPSCLSNFYGSMSTLGAPAAPGGRPAGPLGLLNELSSRNISALQGPYHAGGQQDSAGSEHGAEGLHFNRGVYYNAFGGGQGGQFNSHLYNSFSVNSLIYPRDGAEL, from the exons ATGATCGATCCCGAGTCCCACCAGCAGAGCCAGCATCACTCTTCCGTACCCAAAGGCGCCCAAGAGCCCGCCGATATGGCCGTGTACTGCGACTCTCTGAGCGGCAtgtaccaccaccaccatcaccatcaccatccctcccaccaccaccaccaccaccagcagcagcagcagcagccgcctCAGAACCTCCAGCCCCCCGCTCACCGAGCCGCCGGCTTCGGCCTGGCCGAGTACGGCTCCCCGCCCAGCCCGTACCTGTGGGGCGTCAACCCGGCCCCGGctgcgtcggcggcggcggccgcgccGTACCTGCACGCCggcggcccctccggccccttCGGCCCGCCGTCGTACGGCTCCCCGCGGCCGTTCCTGGCCGGCGGCTCGTCGGCCTTCGGCGGCCCGGAGCTGGGCTGGCTGTCGGTGGCCAGCCAGGAGGAGCTGCTGAAGCTGGTGCGGCCGCCCTACTCGTACTCGGCGCTGATCGCCATGGCCATCCAGAACGCGCACGACAAGAAGCTGACGCTCAGTCAGATCTACGCCTACGTGGCCGACAACTTCCCCTTCTACAAGAAGAGCAAGGCCGGCTGGCAGAATTCCATCCGACACAACCTGTCGCTCAACGACTGCTTCAAGAAGGTGCCCCGCGACGAGGACGATCCCG GCAAGGGAAACTATTGGACGTTGGACCCCAACTGCgagaaaatgtttgacaacGGCAACTTCCGGCGGAAAAGGAAGCGGAGGTCCGACCCCGCGTTGGCGCCGGGGGCCACCAAGATGGAGGACGGCGCGCGGGCTCCCACGCCCAAACCCTGCGACAGCCCCCAGCTCCCGGGCCCGCCCTCGCCCTCCGACATGGACGCCCTGAGCGAGAGCCTCAAGACGCCGTCGTGCTTGAGCAACTTTTACGGCAGCATGTCCACCCTGGGGGCGCCGGCGGCTCCCGGCGGGCGACCGGCGGGGCCGCTGGGCCTGCTCAACGAGCTGTCCAGTAGGAACATTAGCGCCTTGCAGGGCCCCTACCATGCGGGCGGCCAGCAGGACTCGGCAGGGTCCGAGCACGGCGCCGAGGGGCTGCACTTCAACCGCGGCGTGTACTACAACGCCTTTGGAGGGGGGCAGGGCGGACAGTTCAACAGCCACTTGTACAACAGCTTCAGCGTCAACAGCCTCATTTACCCTCGAGACGGGGCTGAGCTatag